One Triticum dicoccoides isolate Atlit2015 ecotype Zavitan chromosome 5B, WEW_v2.0, whole genome shotgun sequence genomic window carries:
- the LOC119311780 gene encoding cadmium/zinc-transporting ATPase HMA3-like produces the protein MMGGGESYAALEESLLPEQAAARRQWEKTYLDVLGVCCSAEVALVERLLAPLDGVRAVSVVVPSRTVVVEHDPAAVSQSRIVKVLNGAGLEASVRAYGSSGVIGRWPSPYIVACGVLLLASSFRWLLPPLQWLALAAACAGAPPMLLRGIAAASRLTLDINILMLIAVAGAVALKDYTEAGVIVFLFTTAEWLETLACTKASAGMSSLMSMIPPKAVLAETGEVVNVRDIGVGAVIAVRAGEMVPVDGMVVDGQSEVDERSLTGESYPVPKQPHSEVWAGTLNLDGYIAVRTMALAENSTVAKMERLVEEAQQSKSRTQRLIDSCAKYYTPAVVVLGAGVALLPPLLGARDAERWFRLALVLLVSACPCALVLSTPVATFCALLTAARMGVLVKGGDVLESLGEIKAVAFDKTGTITRGEFTVDMFDVVGHKVQMSHLLYWISSIESKSSHPMAAALVEHAQSKSIEPKPECVAEFRVLPGEGIYGEIDGMRIYVGNKRVLARGSSCQTVPERMNGLKGVSMGYVICDGDLVGVFSLSDDCRTGAAEAIRELASMGISSVLLTGDIAEAAMHAQEQLGGALLEEVHSELFPEDKVRLVGALKARAGPTMMVGDGMNDAPALATADVGVSMGISGSAAAMETSHATLMSSDILRVPEAVRLGRRARRTIAVNMASSVAAKAAVLALAVAWRPVLWAAVLADVGTCLLVVLNSMLLLGERRGRRGKEDACRATARSLEMRRSQLAAVSSDAAATKSVGKTGGDASKGCHCCHKPSRSPEHSVAIDVRADEQREGPTAATCAPAKKVEVTGSVNASVMPASSSCVSAGCCSP, from the exons ATGATGGGCGGCGGCGAGTCGTACGCGGCGCTCGAGGAGAGCCTTCTGCCAGAGCAAGCGGCGGCGAGGAGGCAGTGGGAGAAGACGTACCTGGACGTGCTGGGCGTGTGCTGCTCCGCGGAGGTCGCGCTGGTCGAGCGGCTGCTGGCGCCGCTCGACGGCGTGAGGGCGGTGTCCGTCGTCGTCCCCTCCCGCACCGTCGTCGTCGAGCACGACCCCGCCGCCGTCTCGCAGTCCCGTATCG TGAAGGTCCTCAACGGGGCGGGCCTGGAAGCCTCGGTGCGAGCCTACGGCAGCAGCGGGGTCATCGGCCGATGGCCCAGCCCGTACATCGTCGCCTGCGGCGTCCTCCTCCTCGCGTCCTCCTTCAGGTGGCTCCTGCCTCCCCTGCAGTGGCTGGCCCTGGCGgcggcctgcgccggcgctcctccGATGCTTCTCCGTGGCATCGCCGCCGCCAGCAGGCTGACGCTGGACATCAACATCCTCATGCTTATCGCCGTTGCCGGTGCCGTCGCCCTCAAGGACTACACGGAGGCAGGCGTcatcgtcttcctcttcaccaCTGCGGAGTGGCTCGAGACCCTGGCCTGCACCAAG GCCAGCGCCGGGATGTCGTCGTTGATGAGCATGATCCCGCCGAAGGCAGTCCTCGCCGAGACGGGCGAGGTCGTCAACGTGCGCGACATCGGTGTGGGCGCCGTCATCGCGGTCAGAGCAGGGGAGATGGTGCCGGTGGACGGCATGGTGGTCGACGGGCAGAGTGAGGTCGACGAGAGGAGCCTCACCGGCGAGTCGTACCCGGTGCCCAAGCAGCCGCACTCCGAGGTCTGGGCCGGCACGCTCAACTTGGACG GTTACATCGCCGTGAGGACAATGGCTCTCGCCGAGAACTCCACGGTGGCCAAGATGGAGAGGCTGGTGGAGGAGGCCCAGCAGAGCAAGTCCAGGACGCAGCGGCTGATCGACTCCTGCGCCAAGTACTACACGCCGGCCGTGGTGGTTCTCGGAGCAGGGGTGGCGCTGCTGCCGCCGCTGCTGGGGGCGCGCGACGCGGAGCGGTGGTTCCGGCTGGCGCTGGTGCTGCTGGTGAGCGCGTGCCCGTGCGCTCTGGTGCTGTCGACGCCGGTCGCGACGTTCTGCGCGCTGCTGACGGCGGCGAGGATGGGGGTCCTCGTCAAGGGAGGGGACGTCCTCGAGTCGCTTGGCGAGATCAAGGCCGTGGCGTTCGACAAGACCGGCACCATCACCAGAGGGGAGTTCACCGTCGACATGTTCGACGTGGTTGGACACAAGGTTCAGATGAGCCATCTTCTTTACTG GATCTCAAGCATCGAGAGCAAATCTAGCCACCCAATGGCGGCTGCGCTCGTGGAGCACGCGCAGTCGAAATCCATCGAGCCGAAACCGGAATGCGTCGCCGAGTTCCGCGTCCTTCCCGGCGAGGGCATATATGGAGAGATCGACGGGATGCGCATCTACGTCGGGAACAAGAGGGTCTTGGCGAGGGGATCATCCTGTCAGACAG TTCCAGAAAGAATGAACGGTCTGAAAGGCGTCTCCATGGGCTACGTGATCTGCGACGGGGACCTCGTCGGAGTGTTTTCCCTCTCAGACGACTGCCGGACCGGCGCGGCCGAGGCGATTCGAGAGCTGGCGTCCATGGGCATCAGCTCAGTACTGCTCACGGGGGACATCGCGGAGGCGGCCATGCACGCGCAGGAGCAGCTGGGCGGCGCCTTGTTGGAGGAGGTCCACTCGGAGCTCTTCCCGGAGGACAAGGTCCGGCTGGTGGGCGCGCTGAAGGCGAGGGCTGGGCCGACGATGATGGTCGGCGACGGCATGAACGACGCCCCGGCGCTGGCAACggcggacgtgggcgtctccatggGCATCTCCGGCTCGGCCGCGGCCATGGAGACCAGCCACGCGACGCTCATGTCCAGCGACATCCTCAGGGTCCCGGAGGCCGTGAGGCTCGGCAGGCGCGCGCGCCGGACCATCGCCGTCAACATGGCGTCCTCGGTCGCCGCCAAGGCCGCCGTCCTCGCGCTCGCGGTCGCCTGGCGCCCGGTGCTGTGGGCGGCGGTCCTCGCCGACGTGGGGACGTGCCTGCTCGTCGTGCTCAACAGCATGCTGCTGCTGGGGGAGCGGCGCGGACGCCGCGGGAAGGAGGACGCGTGCCGCGCCACGGCCAGGTCGCTGGAGATGAGAAGGTCTCAGCTCGCCGCTGTCTCATCGGATGCCGCTGCCACTAAAAGCGTCGGAAAGACGGGCGGCGACGCATCGAAAGGCTGCCATTGCTGCCACAAGCCAAGCAGGTCCCCTGAGCACTCGGTTGCCATCGACGTACGGGCCGACGAGCAGCGTGAAGGGCCGACGGCCGCGACGTGTGCGCCGGCAAAAAAGGTCGAAGTCACCGGATCTGTCAACGCTTCCGTGATGCCTGCTTCATCGAGCTGCGTGTCGGCAGGATGCTGCTCCCCGTGA